In Rutidosis leptorrhynchoides isolate AG116_Rl617_1_P2 chromosome 6, CSIRO_AGI_Rlap_v1, whole genome shotgun sequence, the DNA window tcgtacaatacacagcttttagatgtatatactattggtatatacactccaatgatcagcccttagcagcccatgtgagtcacctaatacatgtgggaaccatcatttggcaactagcatgaaatatctcataaaattacaaaaatatgagtaatcattcatgacttatttacatgaaaacataattacatatcctttatatctaatccatacaccaacgaccaaaaacacctacaaacactttcattcttcaattttcttcatctaattgatctctctcaagttctatcttcaagttctaagtgttcttcataaattccaaaagttctagtttcataaaatcaagaatacttccaagattgcaagtttacttccaagttttctaaatccattccaagtaatcatccaagatcaagaaacctttgttacttacagtaggttatctttctaatacaaggtaataatcatattcaaactttaattcaatttctataactataacaatcttatttcgagtggaaatcttacttgaaattgttttcgtgtcatgattctgcttcaagaactttcaagccatccaaggatcctttgaagctagatctatttttctcatttccagtaggtttatccaaggaacttgaggtagtaatgatgttcataacatcattcgattcatacatataaagctatcttattcgaaggtttaaacttgtaatcactagaacatagtttagttaattctaaacttgttcgcaaataaaagttaatccttctaacttgacttttaaaatcaaataaacacatgttctatatctatatgatatgctaacttaatgatttaaaaccgggaaacacgaaaaataccgtaaaaccggatttacgccgtcgtagtaacaccgcgggctgttttgggttagttaattaaaaactatgataaactttgatttaaaagttgttattctggaaaaatgatttttattatgaacatgaaactatatccaaaaattatggttaaactcaaagtggaagtatgttttctaaaatggtcatctagacgtcgttctttcgactgaaatgactacctttacaaaaacgacttgtaacttatttttccaactataaacctatactttttccgtttagattcataaaatagagttcaatatgaaaccatagcaatttgattcactcaaaacggatttaaaatgaagaagttatgggtaaaacaagattggataatttttctcattttagctacgtgaaaattggtaacaaatctattccaaccataacttaatcaacttgtattgtatattatgtaatcttgagataccatagacacgtatacaatgtttcgacctatcatgtcgacacatctatatatatttcggaacaaccatagacactctatatgtgaatgttggagttagctatacagggttgaggttgattccaaaatatatatagtttgagttgtgatcaatactgagatacgtatacactgggtcgtggattgattcaagataatatttatcgatttatttctatacatctaactgtggacaactagttgtaggttactaacgaggacagctaacttaataaacttaaaacatcaaaatatattaaaagtgttgtaaatatattttgaacatactttgatatatatgtatatattgttataggttcgtaaatcaaccagtggccaagtcttacttcccgacgaagtaaaaatctgtgaaagtgagttatagtcctactaaatctaatatttttgggatgagaatacatgcaggttttataaatgatttacaaaatagacacaagtacgtgaaactacattctatggttgaattatcgaaatcgaatatgcccctttttattaagtctggtaatctaagaattagggaacagacaccctaattgacgcgaatcctaaagatagatctattgggcctaacaaaccccatccaaagtaccggatgctttagtacttcaaaatttatatcatatccgaagggtgtcccggaatgatggggatattcttatatatgcatcttgttaatgtcggttaccaggtgttcaccatatgaatgatttttatctctatgtatgggatgtgtattgaaatatgaaatcttgtggtctattgttacgatttgatatatataggttaaacctataactcaccaacatttttgttgacgtttaaagcatgtttattcttaggtgaatactaagagcttccgctgttgcatactaaaataaggacaagatttggagtccatgtttgtatgatattgtgtaaaaactgcattcaagaaactgatttcgatgtaacatatttgtattgtaaaccattatgtaatgttcgtgtgtaaacaagatattttagattatcattatttgataatctacgtaaagctttttaaacctttatttatgaaataaaagttatggtttgttttaaaaatgaatacagtctttgaaaaacgtctcatatagaggtcaaaacctcgcaacgaaatcaattaatatggaacatttttaatcaataagaacgggacatttcatcactgtagatgacatcatcaagcttgacttaaccAAGGAGTAGAAATTCGCTTTGTATAACAGCACGCAGCTGCCTCTgcgtcattattaataaaatttcgctttttcttatatttgcaagtacttttatttatatagcgctttcattatcaaatattcataacacggacttgtcctttgcaattttcaacttttattatcgtgcacagaataaatgtgtacttttgcgaaacaatctgtatgcgtatatatttatacgttatgaatcttctaagtccgccgtaACGATGCTTAGGCAatcaattagcattgcgaagcatctaagcattggcaaAATCAAACACTTAGGATATAACTTCCTTTTGCAATAATTTATGCTGCCAAAGTGGGCTTTTTCATCACTTTGCTATCTAAACACTGCAAAATATCACAACATTATGAAATAAAGTATAAAACATTTCATAATCATTTGCATTTCACAAGTAAATATTTCGCATATTCTTTCTAATGCCAATTCTGAAATTcttacaagcgtgatcaagacttgtaaaaattaaaaattagaagACATAAAAAGAATATCAACTATAAGCCTTGAAGCTAATTTCGCACATTACGCATATGCATCTTAGGTTACATATAACTTTGCGCAGAgttatgcataatatcgctttagtaaaacagcatgccacgcattaggtaaagTTCGCCCATCCACatccgcgagcttatatgaacctgcTGCATTAATTGCTACAtcttgataagggccttcccaattaggtcccaatttgccaagcttttctgctctgcttgcctcattattTCGCAGTACCCATTCGCCTATATCGAAAGACAAAGCTCGTActcgtttattataatacttaGTGATCTGTTGTTTATTATTCGCTTCTCAGATAGCAGCCATTAACCTTCGCTCTTCAATGAAATTTAAATTCTCGCCCAATGCATCATCGTTTGCTTCTTCTTCAAAGTTAGCGACTCTATGCGTTGGCACAAGAATTTCATCGGGTattactgcctcagagccatataccaaactaaaaggtgtttcccctatgcttttcttgaaagtagtgcaatgtgcccacaacacattgggtaattcatccacCCAACCGGTTCGCTTTTCGCATAACCTCCTTTTAATGCCATTTACAATATCGCGATTGGTTACTTCGCATAATCCATTAGCCTGTGGATGCGCCATTGATGTAAATTTTTGTATTATATTcaaatcagtgcaccatgtcttaaaaggatctttTGCTATTTGTGCACCGTTATCACTAACCAATTCACGCGGAATACCAAATCTGCAAACAATGTATTCCCacacaaaatttcgcacttgcacaccagtgatagtgcgaaccgccttagcttccACCCATTTTGTAAAGTAATCAATTGCCACAATTAGAAACTTGACATTGCCAGGTCCCGCAGGAAATGGCCCTATAATGTCAATAGCCCACTTGTGAAATGGCCATGGCGAATTGACATGAATCATATCATGCCTTGGCATTCGATtttgcggagcatgcctttggcaacttttacatcTCTTAACAAATTTTGCAACATCGCGAAAcagggatggccaaaagtaactCATCCGCATAATTCTCGCAGCAATAGTTTTAtagcctgaatgcagtgcacaagaACCGCTATGCACTTCATCAACTATCATTTCTGCCTCAATTGGTCCAACACATAGCATCATTGGACAgtatgatttgcgatataagatatcattttgaatgatatacaTTGGTGCTCACTCTCTTACTAGGCGAGCTTCACGCTTATCACTTGGCAAAACATCACTGCGAATGTATTGCAAaattggttccatccaatttgACTGTTCCTCTTCAACAGACGCAACCATTAAGTCATTATCTATTGATTTGCTTGGCAATTCCTCAATCCAAATTTGTTTTTGAAAATGTGAAAACGCTAAAGCAGCCAATTTACTTaaagcatccgccttcttattttgacttCTTGGCATTTGCGCGAGTTCAAAATATTCAAACCGCTCTGCCAAACCTTTCAATAATTGCAAATATTTCTGCATTGAAGAATCATGTGCTTCAAAAGATCCATTATACTGATTTGCTACTAACTGCGAATCTGTGAATGCCCGTAACTTAATTATATTCATTTTTCGTGCAATATTTAAACCAGCAAGTATTGCTTCATACTCCGCTTCATtatttgtcacatcaaaattaaaacgcaacgcgtatgtatgctcttcaccaCTTGGGCTTGCCAAAACCAAATCCGCACTTGCGCCCTCTGCACatgaagcaccatcagtaaataaatcccaagtttcgCCCATTACCGGTTTTAACGCTGTGCGCTCATTAATCACCTCCAACTCTTCAGACATttcagcgagataatccgccataacCTGACCCTTTACAGCACTtcgcggaaggtaagatatttgataagcacccAACTCTACCGCCCACAACGCAAGTCTGCCAGATATCTCTGGTTTTGTTAAGACTTACTTGATCGGCATATTGGTTAACACATGTACTGGATGCCCCTGAAAATATCTTCTTAGCCTTCGCGATGTTAAAATAAGCGCGTATACAAACTTctcaatcggcgcatagtttaaTTCACTTACCGTAAGGGCTTTACTGACAAAATACACAGGCTTTTGTATTTTATCCCTTTCCGCGATtaaaactgagccaaaagcttcaTTTGCCACTGATATATAAAGGTATAGAATTTCGCCATCAATTGGCGCTATTAATGTAGGCAAAGTTTTTAACAACTTCTTCATTTCTTGAAATGCAGCTTCTGCTTCGCTTGACCAAACAAAGCTTTTTTGTTTTAAGCAGCCTTTTAAAGTTTTAAAAAACGGCAATTGTCTTTTAGCAGCTTTAGACAATAAACGCGTTAATGCAGCTAACTAtcccgtcaaactttgcacctCTTTAACCGTTCTCGGCGCGATCATATTTTCAATAGCCgcaatcttttttggattagcttgaataccttgttatGTAACGAGATATCCCAAAAACTTTCCTTCGgtttcgccaaaactacatttaagcggattaagcttcatgtttattcttCGCAATGTGTCgaatgtttcgcgcatatcttctACGATTCGCTCTTGTGTTGCGCTTTTGATCACCAAATCATCAACATAAGCCTCAAGATTACGCCCAATTCGGTTTTCAAACGCGGTGTTAATTAAACATTGATATGTCGCACCAGCGttgattaaaccaaaaggcatcattatataggaAAATATACCTTTGCCGGTATGAAAAGCGGTTTTGTCTATATCTTCTTGAGCCATTGGGATCTGGTGATAACCCCTTGTcgcatccaaaaaacatttatatggaaaagcgTGCAAAGATTCtacttttaaatcaatttctggaagcggataattatccttagggcacgctttatttaaatccttaaaatcaatacacattctccatgAACCATGAGGCTTTTTTACCAATACTGAAttcgcaatccatgattggtattgaGCCTCGCGTAAAATTTCAGCTCTCACCAATTTTGTTACCTCTTCACATAGCCATTTCACACGATCTGGGGCCATACCTCTACGCTTCTGCACCACAGGTTTTAAGGCTGGATTTACATTAAGTCGGTGTtccgcaatatgacgcggaacaccagtcatatcattttcacaccaagcaaaaacatccatgtaCTGCACAAGTAACTGCACAATTTGTTTCCTTGTGTCCGCACTAACATTACATCCTACTTTAATTTTTTGTTCGGGATACGCGGGATTAACCAATACCATACTTTCCGCGACTTCCGCAGCTTCCCCAGCTTCTTGAACTGCACTTTTTACATTAATAGCCGCACAAATGGGCACCTTGCTTGTTGAATTTATTGTCGCGATACCTTTGCGTGTTGCgaatttaatcatgccatgaattgtagatGGGACAATTCCGAATTTACCTAAGGCAGTTCTGCCTAACAACATGTTATAGCGAGATGAGGTtcgcataacatagaaatctagccGCGCTCGGCGCACTAAACTATCATCATTGTCATAATATTATTGCACATCTAAGGGCAAAACACTCATAGGCAATGAAGATTCCCCCGCAAAACCAGTCAGCGAAGCTGTGGTTGGTTGTAAAGTTACTCTGATACTCTCCGGCAGTTGAACAAAACATTGCTCGTAAAAAATATCAACGCTGCtgccattatcaacatgaactttcatgatTGTGATTCCAGTTTCCGCGATCTTGCACGATActactatcggcatttcagagaaatcttcgctctgcatttttggaaaattaattggcgcaaattgccaatttTGATACATTCTTCCCGACTttcgcttttttcctcttttttgaGCATTTGTTTGGGCAGCAACATTGCTCATTATTTCGGTTAATCCAGCAACTTACCGCTGACTACAAACGTATTCGCCTGTGAATCATCAAAATAATACACGATCAGAATTAAACAAGGCAATTAATCGCTTGATAGCACAATACAAAAAAATTCAAGTTTAATTCGTAAAtcgagtcccacggatggcgccaattgatcaatccttaattaatgaattACTTAATTACGAATTGAGTGCAATAATATTatgatggaggatgggatgtttgataatTGTTTTGggtcccgatgatcgtctttcactttagcaatcaagtgatcaaccaccccgacccggtcttgattgtcaattagcatgattcaccttagcgcgatataaaaatcccttgggcaagatcacaagtggaaatcacaaaggcttggacaaatggcagagaatcaacaacctataaatgagaggtcatgccctctatttatagtattctaaACATTCGCGGTCTGCGGATTGCCTACCTATCCGCGAAAACTTAGTGAAATGACCCGCAGTCTTTTATAAGCGCGGAAACATAACTGTtttacttattttcagcgaatattccatAACTTTGGATTATAGTTCACGCAATTCTGCTTTTAGCCTTtaccaaataaaatatacatatacaatactatgtatatgatcaaatttcaaacataaataattatatttatttttccttttcttttaatATGACAATGAGAGTCATTGGAAAGAAGGGATAAGAAAGAATGTGTATTTTTGTAATGTAATACATTTCATCCCTAAGTTTTTCCTAATTATGTTTAGATACATTCAATGAAAGGAGAACTACAAGTAGTACTTTATGCTAATCTTGCTTTTGCTATAAAAATATTGCAAACATATTAGTAGAAACTTTCACCCAAAAGTTTAAGCCCATGCTGCCATGCAGTTCAAAAGTCCAAAAACCTTTCCAAGTCCCACCAAACATGACAGTATGATACATAAAACTTTAAGCCCATGTAACGATGACTTATAATCGTTGGATCATTCTCTTCTCTTTTGTAAGCGCATTGTTGACATTTGGGATCGAGTATATAAATGGTGGGGCTTAGGAAATTTTGCAAGCTTCAACCTATCGGATCTTCTAAGCGATAATGATAACCCTTCAATGTCAAACTATGGAAAGATGGTTTGGCAAGCTCTGAAATGGGTTTGTGCGTATgtaatttaaaagaaaaaaaacaatTTGGTTTCCCAAGGCAAAAGTTGAAATACCCCGATGACCCTAAATGAAATACAAATTAAATCGTTGAGTAGATCTCTACTAGAGCAATAATATAAAATTGGGGAGGAGCAATGAACTATTGATTCCACCAGTTCCATCTCTAATTCTCTAATCTACAAGTTAAAAGAGAACCAAAAAAGATAGACAAAAAATAGCCATCTATATAGACGAAAGATCCTCGTAAACCGTCTTGATCCCCGGCCGCTCAGAAAGCGGCCTTATACACCTTAACGCGATCCCAATAACCTCCTTCATCCCCTTATCTGCAGCCGGTGTTCCCATTTCCGTTACTAAAACTGAATCAAAACACTCAGCACCATGTCCCTCTGCAACCTTCAACCTAACCCAATCGTTTAAATCGACCCCACCACCATCTTCACCCGACACCACATCACCTGCACACTTTCCGGTTAAAAGCTCCAACAAAATCACACCAAATGCATATATGTCTGACTTGAAAGAAGGAAGCGGGCGTTTGGAACCTGCTAACTCGGGTGCACGATAGCCTAACACCCCTGCATCAAGAATCTGTTCTATGGTTCCTGCTTGGGTCATTAAACGGTGGAGACAGTAATCAGCTACACGAGCATTTAAATCTGGACCATCAAGTAAGATGTTGGTTGATTTGAGGTTTCCGTGTGGAATTTCACGGTCAAAATGGAGGTAGTTTAAGCCACGAGCTATGTCGACTGCTATTTTTAGCCTTTGGGCCCACGTCAATGGCGGCCCTTTCCTTCCAGGACGATCTGCACACAAAAAAGAGGTTTAAATTATGAACAGATTAATTGCAGAAAACTTGATTAACAGTAAAGTTTAAAGGTTTTAATAAAGAATTTTAAAAGCTCAAATCTTGATCAACGTTTTAAAAGCTCAAATTATGATCAACAATTTAGAAAGCTCATATCTTGATCAGCAATTTAAAAGCTCGAATATTGATCAACATATTAGTGGCCACCAATATAAAAAGCTCATAAGCTCAACAGTAAGGTTAAAAGGTTTTAATGTTGATCCACAAAGTCTTTTAAAAGCTCCAATCTTGATCAAGATTTTAATAGCTCAAATCTTGATTAACAATTTAAAAGCCCAAATCTTGATCAACAATTTAAAAGCTCGAATCTTGATCAACATATTAGTGGCCACCAACGCTCATAAGCTCAACAGTAAGGTTAAAAGGTTTTAATCTTGATCCACAGAGCTTTTTAAAAGCTCGAATCTTGATCAACATTTTAAAAGCTCAAATTTTGATCAAATAAATAAAAGCTCGAATCTGGATCAACATTTTAAAAGCTCAAATTTTGATCAAATAAATAAAAGCTCGAATCTTGATCAACATATTAGTGGTTGCCAATATAAAAAGCTCATAAGCTCAACAGTAAGGTTAAAAGGTTTTAATCTTGATCCAAAAAGACTTCTAAAAGCTCGAATCTTGATCAACATTTTAGAAGCTCAAATCTTAATCAATGTTCTAAAAGCTCAAATTTTGATCAATAAAATAAAGCTCAAATAAGGTTAAAAGGTTTTAATCTTGATCCACAAAAGCTTTTTAAAAGTCCGAATCTTGATCAACATTTTAAAAGTTCAAATCTTGATCAACATTTTAAAGGCTCAAATCTTAATTAACATATTAGCGGCCACTAATATAAAAAGCTCATAAGCTGAAGGAGTCAATAACCAATATGAAAAGCTCAAATCTTGAATAAACAATTTACACAGAATTGTGATTAGTAATCAAGTTAAAGAAAAAGACTAGTACCGTAGAGGAAACTTGCAAGACTTCCCAGAGAGATATAATCCGAAAGAATTAGCTTTTCGTGTTGTGTGGGACCCCAATAATACCCTCGTAATCCAACAACATTTGGGTGTCTTATATTTGCAAACTTTTTCGCCTCTTTAGCAAAATCTTTTCTCTGTTTTGCAACCCCTTCTCTTAACCATTTAACAGTCAACAATAACCCATTATCAAGTGTTGCTCTATATGAAGTCCCGTGACTACTTCGTCCCAAAACCTCGGCTGGGGCCCGCGACAGCTCCTCAGGTGAAAACGAGACCGTATCATCAAGAAAGTAAAGCTCGCCAGCTAATCGATCGACTGTATACGAATCACTCGAGTCGGTCGAGTAAGAGAAACCACTAGTTTTAGATGGAGAAAAGCTTGCCACTGCACCTACACCTATCTTTGCAGGAGTAATTGTATCTGATGATGACCCTTTTCGTGAAGTTATAATATCTCCGCCGGAAACAACCGTTCCACCGCCAGTTCCCGGGGCGGTTTGGCGGCGGCTTACGTCTTTCGTTCCAAGTTCTTGTGGAAGTGGCTTTCGCGAAATCCGCATGTAATGAATGAAAATAGCTAGAAGTATCAATATCACCACAGCTATAACACAAGCAACAATTACCAAAACTTTAAAAATGGTTTTAATCGGTTTCTTCTTCTTGGGTGAGTTTGATCCAGCTGGCGGATTAGGAAACTGCAAGTCAGAATTCCCGGGGAAAAACGAAGATTCGGGAAACTTTCTT includes these proteins:
- the LOC139855298 gene encoding uncharacterized protein, giving the protein MPIVVSCKIAETGITIMKVHVDNGSSVDIFYEQCFVQLPESIRVTLQPTTASLTGFAGESSLPMSRTALGKFGIVPSTIHGMIKFATRKGIATINSTSKVPICAAINVKSAVQEAGEAAEVAESMVLVNPAYPEQKIKVGCNVSADTRKQIVQLLVQYMDKRRGMAPDRVKWLCEEVTKLVRAEILREAQYQSWIANSVLIPMAQEDIDKTAFHTGKGIFSYIMMPFGLINAGATYQCLINTAFENRIGRNLEAYVDDLVIKSATQERIVEDMRETFDTLRRINMKLNPLKCCLKQKSFVWSSEAEAAFQEMKKLLKTLPTLIAPIDGEILYLYISVANEAFGSVLIAERDKIQKPVYFVSKALTISGRLALWAVELGAYQISYLPRSAVKGQVMADYLAEMSEELEVINERTALKPVMGETWDLFTDGASCAEGASADLVLASPSGEEHTYALRFNFDVTNNEAEYEAILAGLNIARKMNIIKLRAFTDSQLVANQYNGSFEAHDSSMQKYLQLLKGLAERFEYFELAQMPRSQNKKADALSKLAALAFSHFQKQIWIEELPSKSIDNDLMVASVEEEQSNWMEPILQYIRSDVLPSDKREARLVRE